aacgcctcgtgcccactgcaccgtcagtcaacggacgtgggaaggcgtggctgacggatgggggagtagtctttgcagaggcatccgtcagccaatcaaatcgcttcgccgggttcttcccgcttcttcctgcttgttgcgaggcaagatgacccgctttcccgctttccagtatcgtcagagcccagatttttaacgcgacgggtaatatcattgagtttaatctcgcgaaatctcgtggcacgagatctcgtcacacccctattcATAAGTATGCTTGATTAGTTTATGCTATCATGTAAATAAGAATTGTTGCACTTTCGTTAGCTTAAATTGTATTCAAAGGcatgcaccatatggcacttccattctacagtagcccagaatgATAACACAGAGAAATtagggctgtcagttaaacgcgttattaacggcgttaacgcaaaccaattttaacgacgttaatttttttatcgcgcgattaacgcaaattcatatttgaaatattattattattatttttcttcctttggctcaaaacaaagaagcagtagcctgactgctatgttcaaggcagtatgtttgtatgttcatcgtttaattgcactacaggcttttttttgtatcttcctgctttgatcagtatatatgccaatgttatcaataaactTCAAACAAATAACTTCTCCATGtcgataagagcattaaaatgagaacaattaaggggacaaagaaatcaagggatatttagcatagaaaaaagatttgcgattaatctgagttaactatgacattaatgcgattaatcacgattaaatattttaatcgcttgacagccctaaaaGATTTGAGCTATTTAAGAGGAGGTCATGTTATCCCCATGGCTATCATCCATTTGTGATTATTTCTATAGTACAGGCGTTAAGTAAGAAGTAAACATTGGCTTGTGTTGAGAAACGCCAATAGCTTATTATTCAGGCCATGTCCTACAATATGTACAGTGACCATGGGGACTATGAAAAAGACACATGATTGTTATATTCACAGATTGTTATATTCACATTGCACCAAGGTCGACTTTGATGGCTCTAGCCATCAAAGTCGACCTTGATGCAATTAAAATGATTGTCACCTCTACAAACAACATGGTTTTTCCTCTTTGTATCGACCTGCTGGTTGCACAACAATCTACGGTTGTCAAGTTACCGTTAAGAAGTCTGTGAGGCATTACATCTTTCAAAGTGTTCTGAAGTTATAGAGCGCATCACAGACTTATTGACAGAAggttggtcatactttacaaaTGTTGATACTGTTACAAAGGCATGTCAACCCGAAGAGGAAAACCAAAGCTGTCAGTAGAGGACTCATATTTCATGAGTTGTTTTTTATGCGACTAAGACGTTCCAACGTCCTTAGTTGTGTGCGGCTAGTTTACCAGTAAAAGTCTATTCAGTCAAACGATCACGCACACAGCTTTTCTTTTATGATCCTGCCCCAACCAAACACCCTGTTTCTGCTTTGTGTTGTTTAGTAattatgtttgcatgtgtttcatgtatttacgTTCCCTAGGTTCTGCCACAATTTGTTGTTAATTGTGGGTTGTTTTCTGTCTGCTTGTATACATTAAGTAAAGCTTAATGTATCGCTGCTTGAGGTTCACCTCCCTTTGCAAGCTGTGACATTTTCTCCAGTGATGACCAGGAGGTTTGCATAGTTTGCATACAAACAGCataaataacattttattaaacaaactggcaataaaccttgtattaattgtaaaaaaaaaagaaaggaaaacaagTATAGTCAGTATATTCCAGAGGACTTATTCTCAGTGCCATGCTGACCTCTCCCAGAGTACAGCAATGACCAGGAGCTCCACAGGCCGTCAGAGCACCAGGGGGACGATGGCCATACGTAGGCCCGGGTAGGCCTTGAACTCTCGGGTGTACGCCCTGTGCTTCCCCCTGGCCCAGACGCTCATCTGGATGAAGCTCAGCAGTGTGTACAAGGCCACTGCAGGGAGCGCAGAATTCAAACATTAAACATTGAACAACACCCCTCAAggctttggttttgtttagCTGCTACCAAAACACCTCAGAGTGTTGAAGATGAGCTTCTAATTATACAAAGCCAAATAATAGAAAATAATCCATTCATTTTACCACTGGAACCATCTTTACTGCTTTTTTTCCACTAAAACCATGAATTTAATAtaataggtatatatatatatatatatatatatatatatatatatatatatatatatatacctattatattaaattcatggtttatatatatatatatatatatatatatatatacctattatattaaattcatggtttttatatatatatatatatatatataacggtATATTTTACTGCAGCATAATGCAAAAAGCTATTTTCACTGAATATGGTCAAAATATTGGTatgcaaaacaacaaaaaataactcAGTAAAATAGTATGATTCATGAATGTTCTAttactaaaaaaaaatgtacaacAACAGTGTTGTTGAATCGAAAATTATAAATTGCCTGAAACATAAAAGGGTGATAAATGTGATTGTCGCATCATTTTTAAGTCCACCCAGCGCGATCTATCTCCCTCACAAGGGTGGTGCCTTGGTGTACAGGCGGACCCAGCCTGGGAGCTGTCCATACGATGGATGATGGCTCAGTGGTGACAGTGGGGTATACATGGAGGTATGGTATTGCTGCTAACATTACCATGGCGAGGCACACAGTGGGAGGCATTCTTACCTGGGAGACACTGGGTCATGATGGAGAAACCAAGCCAAGCGCCCACCTGGGTGTTTAAAAGCACAGATAGAGACCAGTCGTTATTATAAAGCATACCACCTCAGGAGGATGTTCATGAGGAACACAACTACTTTGAGGTGAGGATGTCACAACAACCATCATTGATTGTCCCTGGCCCCCAAATGATTGTGATTGCTACTACATTGCTGATGAGATGTCTCTGCTGTCACCTCGTAGGTGTAGTTTGGACATGAAACGAAGAAGAACAACCAAGTGAAGGGGTTTCTGGTCGGAGTGGGGAAGTTCCTGACCTTGGTTCCTGGGAAGCGGAAACATAGAGACGTAGATGAACAAACAGATCACTTtgacatatataataatatttaatgaTCCATTCAAAGGCTAATTTATTATCCCAGGGAGTGTTGATTATGTATTTATAACTATTCAATTTCCTGTATGTAGACTGGAGCAGCACTAAAGTGTATATCGGTCCCATACCTTCTCCTTTGAGGCTGTTCAGCGTCAAGTGAATGGAGAAGTTTCCCACCTCACACAGCTGTGGCAGAAACAATCGACTGaggcacacacacctcaacacaacACTTAGCGGACATACCGTCTACAGATGATATATTATGAGGAATACCAGGACCCACAGTCCAGGTAACTCCAAAAGGAAATCTATTGGTTTTCCTGCGTCGGGCGCATTTCCTGTTAAATAGTTTATGCTAGAGATGTGACACTTGGCAGACCATTACTGTGCATCCGAAATATTTTCCGCCATTATGGATTTCCAGAAATTGTTTTAAGGGAAACTCCTCCTTGTCGAATATCTGATCAACACCAAACCTCGGGGAAGCGACAACATACCATGCCTCACTAAGACATTTTTTGTGATCGCTTGAGGAAATTATGTGGCCACTATTGACCAGTGAAATGTCAAGTAGTTGTTGCCTTACTGTCAAATATCATGATCAAACCTACAGGTTTGGTACAGTATGAAGGATCCCCCGAGGCACACTCTTTATTAGCCATACCCAAATCAGCCATAAGGGGGCGCTGTGAATGCATATACAGGCTATTCATATCTGCATAATCTTCATAAGCATCATCTCCAAACTTGACACATATTTTTAAGGACGCCAGTGACCAAGATCTCCAATGTAGAGATTAATCTCAAttgtgtggtttgtgtttgtatccacaggattttttactttttgttttattttttctttgtttgttttcatgccTTGGAAAAAAGGGGCAAGTAACGCTCTTCCTGGATTAGAAGTAAATAGGCTGTTTCTGAATTAAACTTATTTAACATGGGGAATACCAGTGCAAAATTGTGAGCTTTGCAAAACGTTGTTGCGGTTTGTTATGTGATTGTGTTGCTACTTGGATACAACATGCATAGCTTGATTTCAAGCTTCCGTACTTGGGTCCCTATATCTTCCACCTTGAGGTAAAGAGCACCAAATGTTCTTCTGAATTAACTCaaaaacttgaaaaacaaaCCTTTGAATTTGTAACATTGAAATATTATACCAAAAAAAGGTTatccaaatgtattttttttaaattccaaTTAAGTTTCACCATTTAAAGAACACGATATTAAAAAGGAAATTACCATTTTCTTTAATCCAGATACAAAAATGCATGTTGCAGATACCAAAAATATGATATTAATTCAAGAAAATTTTTATCTGATTACTTTGTTTTCGAATAACAATATTCCAATGTTAGGAATTCAAAGGTGTTTTCATTTTCTTATACGTCCAACGGCTTTCTAAAACATTCGAAACATTATTGCAATGATTTGCTTCCATCAGTTGTTATATTAGCCGGCTTGCAATTACTGTTTTTTTGCATTATCCTACCATCTTGAAAATAATATATGCTCCTAAATCCTAACGACATAATTCACAATGATCATTATGTCATGTTGAGTTGTGATAAGTTGCTTACAATTCTTAGAAGTATTGATAGATACGTACCACAAAAAGAGCACATGCAGAATTGATCTGTAGATCTCCATAATCTGCATAAAGAGATGGGAATATTCTGTATCAGAAAGCAAGTAAAAAGTTATGATCATCTTAATGACATCTTGTGTTTATGTATAAGAAAGACTTTGGTGTGTTTGTATTACTAACTTACATGGGGGTGTGTAGAGTGGATGGTTAATGTAGTAGGCCAACCAAGCCGAGAATCCCCAATAATATACACAATTCTAaggaacaaatacaaaaaagagacattttagtTAATgcttaaataaagaaataactgTTTTTTTACCATACATTTTTTGGTAAGATTTTATACTAagggtaaataaataaaccattaattaacattagttaatatatgttaattaattaacatcAGCCGAAATTATTTTTACATGGCATTAGCATCTGGGTTAAGCCTGGGCTAGCATCTGGGAGACCCCCCTGTTCACTTGACTCCACATTCTGTTTTGCTGCAGGGATCAGTCTGGACCTAAAGCCGCCCACATTCATCTCAGTGTGTGGGAGTAGCTGTCTTGACAGACTAATTCTGCCAGCCTTCATGGTGCGCTATTCAGTGGATACGGCTCAAATGTCATTTCCGCAAAGAAACTCTGCTAGTAAATAATCTTCTTGTTTTATTGTAGTTATTGACTCAATAGTGCCATAACTTGCTTTGAGAGACACCACTACAGTTTGGCCAGCGGTAGCCTGTGTCATCAACTACAacacagtccctgattggcctgattaCATTGTCATTACAGATAATGGGTGTGGGCAGCtctaaaaaataaacacataaataGCTCTAAAATGTCCTCGGCCATGTGCTGCAAGGTATGTTTGGTCAGTTACTGACCAAACCAAGGTTCGGTCAGTAACTGACCAAACTTTACACCTCGCTCTGCCATTTCTGGTAACCAGTTTCCACTTTTTCCAATTAGGAGAGAGAACTCCACAAAGGGGCAGTCCTCTGTGCGTGTTCACTGGCAGGCAGAAGCATTTCAGTGTTGGTCAAATATTCCACATTCCAGCACTCCCAGGAAAGGcttaaaaaaccaacacaccaactaacatcaataaaaaataaaaaaacagcagaCAGTggaaagaagaagagaggagagaggaaaaagaaaCAGGAGTCATACAAGACCATCATGTTTTGactagaggaagagagggggagagagaaagagagaatgcaggggagagggggggggggagcgaggggaggagagggggagagagttgaagagagagtgggagagagagagggtaggggagaaggggagagtgaggggaagagagggggagagagtgggtaggggagagagagagggggagagagagggtatgggagaggggaagagagagggggagagagaggggaagagaggggaagatagagcgggagagagagagggggagcgagagagaggggagtggttACTGCAAGATCTATCTAGCCAAAGTGACCACATTGCTCACAGCACCTTTAACTGTTATTCAACTGTTAGCTTATGTTTATTAGTGCATTGACTAATATTAATTCATGGTTTATCAATgttcccttattgtaaagtgtaacGACTGATTTTACACTGCATAAAGAAGGATGAACAATAACTATCTAACCATTAATGTAAGCCTAAGTATAGAATCCATTGTTCCATTGGAGATGAAGTGAACGGCTCACCCTGATGATAGTCCTCAGTGGC
This is a stretch of genomic DNA from Gadus macrocephalus chromosome 23, ASM3116895v1. It encodes these proteins:
- the LOC132452710 gene encoding very-long-chain enoyl-CoA reductase-like isoform X3 → MSRATFFEVEVLDAKTRKQICFLDKVEPYSTIADIKSLVHKSYPQWYPARQALKLDPKAKALRDEEVLQSLPVGTTATMYFRDLGPQLGWTMVFLAEYMGPLFTYLMFYFRLPFIYPHRYAFTSSPLTVTTLACACHTGHYMKRLVETIFVHRFSHGTMPLRTIIRNCVYYWGFSAWLAYYINHPLYTPPYYGDLQINSACALFVLCEVGNFSIHLTLNSLKGEGMGPIYTLVLLQSTYRKLNSYKYIINTPWDNKLAFEWIIKYYYICQSDLFVHLRLYVSASQEPRSGTSPLRPETPSLGCSSSFHVQTTPTRWALGLVSPS
- the LOC132452710 gene encoding very-long-chain enoyl-CoA reductase-like isoform X4, encoding MLCFSKVEPYSTIADIKSLVHKSYPQWYPARQALKLDPKAKALRDEEVLQSLPVGTTATMYFRDLGPQLGWTMVFLAEYMGPLFTYLMFYFRLPFIYPHRYAFTSSPLTVTTLACACHTGHYMKRLVETIFVHRFSHGTMPLRTIIRNCVYYWGFSAWLAYYINHPLYTPPYYGDLQINSACALFVLCEVGNFSIHLTLNSLKGEGMGPIYTLVLLQSTYRKLNSYKYIINTPWDNKLAFEWIIKYYYICQSDLFVHLRLYVSASQEPRSGTSPLRPETPSLGCSSSFHVQTTPTRWALGLVSPS